In the Clavelina lepadiformis chromosome 8, kaClaLepa1.1, whole genome shotgun sequence genome, one interval contains:
- the LOC143468604 gene encoding cytochrome P450 2C5-like — protein sequence MEFLYSTLILVYENLWSIVFAGLAFMLYRWWSYPSANFPPGVRGYPVVGALPYLGRYPERAIAKWSRKKYGPIMSVRFGTKDIVVINDYDQLHSAFITKGWSFKDRPPVPLFDTLSGGRLGFTFRDADTEWKIQRNFALSKLKEHGLIQLKVEERVKKAVAKLIDHIRKRNGGPFDISGVLGATVCNVICHIAIGQEYDFEDQKFQAFVKDIYNLYGDEKMSETLAVMIVYPIVEHINPFKAAADDYRSKVNRLTGFANNALKKHSNSIDENAISDYLTAFLHEQKSRNGGDGFTDPQLMRALLDFFVAGTETISTSTLWALLFLIHYPEIQKKLYDEINFISDSEFGMFGDLGIRLINFRFDKVSFDQLSFRSGVVSIRCRSIKCLSIKCRSIKCRSIKCLSIRCRVTGWSDHTNCPYTNAFIQEVFRCRPVTPLGLQRMTAKDVELEGYFIPKGTPVMGNIWSVHHDPKHWKNPEAFQPERHLNEEGDFIFPKKIIPFCIGARVCPGEKLARMEMFFLVTNLVKNFEFSSDPSSPKLPEMTDGVKGFLYTPHHYKIVAKARIQNALLLYK from the exons ATGGAGTTTTTGTATTCAACGTTAATTCTGGTTTATGAAAATTTGTGGTCCATTGTCTTCGCTGGGCTTGCGTTCATGCTGTACAGATGGTGGTCTTACCCTAGTGCTAATTTCCCCCCGGGTGTTAGAGGTTATCCAGTAGTGGGCGCTCTTCCATATTTGGGCAGGTATCCTGAAAGAGCGATTGCGAAATGGAGTCGAAAGAAATATGGACCAATCATGTCAGTTCGTTTCGGAACTAAAGACATAGTTGTAATAAACGACTACGACCAACTGCACTCA GCGTTTATTACAAAAGGTTGGAGTTTCAAGGATCGTCCGCCGGTGCCTTTATTCGATACACTTTCTGGTGGAAGGCTTGGATTTACATTTAGAGATGCTGACACAGAGTGGAAGATTCAAAGGAATTTTGCCTTGAGCAAACTAAAAGA ACACGGTTTGATACAGTTGAAAGTAGAAGAACGTGTCAAGAAAGCGGTCGCAAAACTGATAGATCATATTCGCAAAAGAAATGGAGGACCCTTTGACATTAGT GGCGTCCTTGGAGCAACCGTTTGTAATGTAATCTGCCATATTGCAATTGGACAGGAGTATGATTTTGAAGACCAAAAGTTTCAAGCTTTTGTAAAGGATATTTACAATTT atACGGTGACGAAAAAATGTCAGAAACTTTGGCTGTGATGATAGTATATCCTATAGTCGAGCATATAAATCCATTTAAAGCGGCTGCCGATGATTACAGGTCTAAGGTTAATAGACTGACAG GCTTTGCTAATAATGCCTTGAAAAAGCATAGCAACTCCATTGATGAAAATGCAATTTCTGATTATCTTACCGCGTTTTTGCACGAACAGAAATCCCGCAATGGAGGGGATGGCTTTACA GACCCGCAGCTGATGCGAGCTTTGTTGGATTTTTTTGTTGCTGGCACAGAAACGATTTCAACTTCCACTTTATGGGCCTTGCTATTTCTCATTCACTACCCCGAAATACAGAAGAAACTTTACGacgaaattaattttatatcaGATAGTGAGTTTGGCATGTTTGGCGACTTAGGCATC cgtttgatcaactttcggttcgataaagtgtcgttcgatcaactgtcgtttcgatcaggtgtcgtttcgatcaggtgtcgttcgattaagtgtctttcgataaagtgtcgttcgattaagtgtcgttcgataaagtgtctttcgataaggtgtcgcgtcacgggATGGAGCGACCATACAAACTGTCCCTACACCAATGCGTTTATTCAGGAAGTTTTCCGCTGCCGACCTGTTACTCCTCTTGGCTTGCAAAGAATGACTGCTAAAGATGTTGAACTTGAAGGCTATTTTATTCCAAAAGGCACTCCG GTGATGGGAAACATTTGGTCAGTTCATCATGACCCAAAACATTGGAAAAATCCGGAAGCATTTCAACCGGAACGTCATTTGAACGAAGAAGGAGATTTCATCTTCCCCAAGAAAATTATCCCGTTTTGCATCGGAGCTAGAGTTTGCCCAGGAGAGAAGCTTGCTCGGATGGAGATGTTTTTTTTGGTCACTAATCTCGTCAAGAACTTTGAGTTTTCATCCGATCCATCCAGCCCTAAACTTCCAGAAATGACTGACGGTGTTAAAGGATTTCTGTACACGCCACATCATTACAAAATAGTTGCAAAAGCAAGGATTCAAAATGCTCTTTTGTTGTACAAGTAA
- the LOC143469633 gene encoding integrin alpha-M-like, translated as MASKVVVFTTLLGCCWCYNIETSGRYIKYIQSPILSIGVERVPDSGPVFPEITPSYFGYDFQLRPGPGQTFSVIAGAPKTSDARRLSSQDGSNSLSTTGDVLTCRSGFPPPSPLCSSIVPQPVSPGDNYGLNVEVGRDSTLHACSPTKEQSCPPVQYSPGFCYRRRRNRAEWEADPRTQELACPPINLDLIFLLDGSESVGPVNFETVKDWTVNVSRSFDIRDGSTRIGVVQYSHLDVDRNGRPLARQRNIVTEIELGAQNNFNDFTRAVEGIKLQAFTTYTAHALNKTVDDFESSPRFGDSSTAKVLILLTDGKSDDQAYLADSANYVRSLGITTFSVGVGDININELRTVATGTDTDERVYFANDFDGLNEVAGKLRAAILSFVLEGTIATGGGPSYQLEVAETGISIHASRTVNYINFGWKIRCTIVCVGANVGCMFVVVCLYVHVLSCTRKLETSQFSSDYVQIAKHFGNLSIYETRT; from the exons ATGGCAAGTAAGGTTGTTGTTTTCACAACTCTGCTCGGTTGCTGCTGGTGCTACAACATTGAAACTAGCGGCCGCTACATCAAGTACATTCAGTCACCGATTCTGTCAATTGGTGTGGAACGCGTTCCTGACAGTGGCCCAGTTTTCCCAGAGATTACGCCATCTTATTTTGGTTATGATTTTCAACTCCGACCTGGCCCCGGTCAAACTTTCAG cGTAATCGCTGGCGCACCGAAAACGTCAGACGCCAGACGACTTTCTTCTCAAGACGGATCAAACTCCTTATCAA CAACTGGTGACGTGCTAACCTGTCGAAGTGGTTTCCCCCCGCCTTCTCCTCTTTGTTCTTCTATCGTTCCTCAACCTGTTAGCCCTGGTGACAATTACGGCCTTAATGTGGAAGTAGGCAGAGATTCTACATTGCAC GCTTGTTCACCAACGAAGGAACAGAGCTGTCCTCCGGTTCAGTATAGTCCTGGGTTTTGCTACAGACGACGGAGGAACAGAGCGGAATGGGAAGCAGATCCCCGAACGCAAGAACTCG CATGTCCACCAATTAACTTGGATCTAATCTTCCTACTTGATGGTTCGGAATCCGTCGGACCAGTCAACTTTGAAACTGTGAAGGACTGGACCGTTAATGTTTCTAGGAGTTTCGACATTAGGGATGGGTCAACCCGTATCGGTGTGGTGCAGTATTCTCATCTTGATGTAGATCGAAATGGCAG GCCTCTCGCCAGACAAAGAAATATTGTTACCGAAATTGAACTTGGGGctcaaaacaatttcaatgattttaCG AGAGCCGTGGAAGGAATTAAACTTCAGGCATTCACCACCTATACTGCTCACGCTTTGAACAAAACCGTCGATGACTTTGAGAGTTCTCCACGGTTTGGTGACAGCAGCACAGCCAAGGTCCTGATTCTTCTCACCGATGGCAA GTCGGATGATCAAGCGTATTTAGCTGATAGCGCCAACTACGTTAGAAGTTTGGGTATAACCACGTTTTCCGTAGGCGTCGGCGACATTAATATTAATGAACTGAGG aCGGTTGCGACAGGCACTGACACAGATGAGCGGGTTTATTTCGCGAATGATTTTGACGGTTTGAACGAAGTTGCCGGCAAGCTTAGAGCAGCTATTCTATCATTTGTGTTGGAAG GTACAATTGCGACTGGAGGCGGACCATCATACCAGTTAGAAGTGGCTGAAACCGGAATCTCCATTCATGCATCTCGGACGGTAAACTACATAAACTTCGGTTGGAAAATTAGGTGTACCATTGTGTGTGTGGGAGCGAATGTTGGCTGTATGTTTGTCGTCGTTTGCTTGTATGTCCATGTTTTGTCCTGTACGCGCAAGCTCGAAACATCGCAATTTTCAAGCGATTACGTGCAAATTGCCAAACATTTTGGTAATTTATCCATCTATGAAACAAGAACATAG